The nucleotide window TTTTTCTCTATCATTCTCCATTCGATGTATTATTGTTGATGTCGAGCTCGAAGAAGGTACGTTACACAACCCATTCCTCTTATAGTAGTCATAAAGATAATGCTGTTTAGCACGTCTATCCTTTAGTATACAAGACGAATTGGTAAAAGCTTCTTGTGGACTCATTCCCGGAACCTCTGGTGTATACCAAGAGACCTCTTCAATGGgacaagatttttcaaagttaaTCGAATCATCCCATTCGACCATATTGTCATAAAGTGAATttaaagatttgaaaatgtcAATGCAAAACTCGAGGTTTGTGAGTGATTTCCAATCCTTAGAAGGTAAAGTAAGCAGTAACATCCTATCCAGTGAGGGCAGAATATGTAGGTCTAACACTTTCTTGTTGAACTCCGAATTCTGAGATTTCAATATACTAATGATCTTCGAATAGTAAAGCAAAACATTTAGTCTGTCTAAAGAATCCATTTTACTTGCTGTATCAAAAAGGCACTGGTGAAAATCTTCGTAGTGCTGTCGgtagtttttcaaataaaacTGTACAGGATCATTTGCAATGGTTGTACCAAGGTTGGGCGACTTAGAGTTTGTGCTATCATTGGTATTTGAGCTTAGAGTATTCAGTGTCTTTTGTAAGTTTTTAATCACAGATATAAACTGTAACCTAGCCTCAAACGAGTCCATTTTACACTACCTTTACTTACGGTGtgcttttcttcaaaatgaatatttatGCTAAACTTTCGATGAGCTCGTTGTATTCATATAGAGGCACATTATAAATCACATGATATAAGACATGTTAAAGAGTGGCTGACCACACCACTATGCCCTTTGTAATTGAAGCAAAAATATTTGCAAGACTCATTTCGGTACTCAGAAGAGCTGGTGACGTTGTACAGTAACTCTGCCGCCTTATTTTCATGAAGCCATTCGTTGTGACTGAAGCAGGTGCTCGAATCACTACTACATAATGAGTTACCGAGTATACGTCGGCAGCCTATTAAGCTCTTACCCATTTTCACCTTCTGATAGGAATTTGACTGCTAGTGATGGACATTGAACAAGGTCGCAGATTTTTCTGATATACTTAGCATTGCGAAAGGGCCAATACAGTCCTCTGAAAAGtcaaatgttgaaaaactgGCCTCATCATTGGTGAATTAGTAGTTGAAGCTCTCGAAGTAGCTTTGCATATTGCAATGAGTAAGGGGAGAAAGGATACATATAAAAGAGAAGAGTTGagcttttttcaaaatctcaGTCAAGGTGCTTAAAAATTGCGGTAAATGACATATTGTGATAGAGGTGTCCCAGGCCGTTGTAGCAAGCAATTTTTGTATAAATGACATTTGTATCAGCTGCCAAAAGTCACACTAGCATTGTCAGGACTTAAACTCACAAAGCAGCTGAATACCCTGATCATCCCGATTACACCTACTGCATTCAGCAAATACAGGGCAAAGAGCATCTCTTGCTTCATAGAGATGTGAACTGCAGAGCAGCAGGAAATTACGCAAGAAGTCTGTTCCTTCCTTTTCAAGTTCAACCTGTACTGAAGTAGAGGGTAAAACAAATGTGATCCTCTGGAATCGCTATTTGTCTGCTGAAACAGCGGATGCCTATAAAAGGTTGTGTTCCCACATGTATGGTCGCCGTAGCAGCGCAGTTTTCTTTGTCAAGAATAATCTGAGCTCTGCAGCTATAATTCGTCATAGTTTTGCTGAAGCACTAACATATTCTTAATCCCTGCTTTACTGCTGCTATGAGTTTCACAGTTGTTATTATGCAATAGGGCTTAGGTACAGTGCACTCGACCGCGTTGTAGGTATTAGCATGGCAGGTGGTTTTTATTTGAGATGAGTAGCGTACCATAATTACTTTTCACATGAAGGTGCTTCTTGCGCAAATactaaaaaaaaggatATTGAAGCCTAGGTAGAGGTAGCAACTATTATAAGCTTTATACAACTATATATGAATTTATGTAACGTATTTAATTGAGACGCGCTGTGATCGATGTAAATAAGCGGATATTACGTTAAGATAAGCACTTTTTCCCCATTGGTTTGGTTTATGTTTTGATTGGCGTTGCTGCTACGCTCATGACTCTTGGTTTCTTGCGAATGCGAAATTGCAACCGGCACACCCACCGGTACGGATGTATTCGTCAAACCCGTCAACACGTTCGATTCCATGAGATGGTTGTCATCCGGTTTCATATCGCTCTTGGCATACAAAAAGCCGTTTGTAAAACTCAAATTTCTGTTTAGGTCTATGAAATCCTGGGAAGGACGAGTACTTTCCATACCACTGAGCATCGACTTGAATTGTGTTGCAGTCGACTCAGGCGTCAAAAGCTGTTGGTGCTGTTGTGACGGACTCGTATTAAGTCCTCGAAGGGCATCCACAGCCTCCATGTCCCTCGTAGACAATTCGTTATTAATGTTCCTTTGCAAACTTCCCAGAATACATTCATTTGAGATCTCAATGCCATGCAATTCACTGCTCTGAATTTTTGTAGCTTCCTCGTCAACTCTCCGCCTTCTACCACTGCCTGGTTTTCTTCCTTCCCTCAGCGTTTTACCTTTGCCCGGCTTCCTACCGCTGCCAGGTTTTCTCCCTTGAGCCAACGTCTTTGCCATTTCACTAGACCACTTTCACGCTATTTCGGTAAACAAATTCAATCTCAGATGTGATAAAGATCAGTCAGAGATGTTTCAACTGAACCGCTTTCAAGTgcttctttcatttttttttttattttttttttttatgcaAAGAAGGGCCGTAAGCTTCTAACCAATATAGATAAACGTTGAAAGACAGATTTCTGTGATCCGATCCATAAATGCGTAACCCCGTACAGTAATTCTAGCAGCAAATGGTTTCATCGCGGTTCTTGAAAAGGAATAAGATGTGAGTTGAAATAGTAATCAGTTCCTTTTCTGTTAAAATGTTCTACGAAAGCCTTCGGCAATCCTCGACATAGATAGTGCAATAGTATCAGACTCGTCATTGGAAATGAGTGCGTTTTAAATCGAAACTTATTAAGACGAAGTACAGCTATACTGTGGACAGTTCGCATGTTGAGCTTTTCTGGAGATACACTCGCATATCAGAGCACTTGGACTAGGTATCCGGATTGTTGCAagaattgatgattttcttgaattcaTTCCAGTTACGCTAGTTTTCAAGAAGGAAGAGGGTGTGTCCGTCACCTCTCTACCTTGAGAATCAAGTAGCTGTGCAGAAGTAGAGAGGCCAGGCGATGACCGCGCTGTCAATTCACTTGAAATACTATAGAGAGAGGGAACTGCAGCAGCATAGCTGGATCCCTCTCTATACGCACATGTTCTTCCTGTATTTTGTCAAAACACTCCAGCCACCAGGAGCGAAAGAACGAGAGAGACTATATAATAACGGCTGTAACTAAACTGCTTCTGCAGCTAGCATCCTACAGGGATGCTAGCAGTCATAGCACATATTAGCAACTGTTCCTTCTATCGTTCGTGCTGGTTGACCCGAAGCGATCATCATTACAGTTGATCACTACGTTGCACTGCATCAGGCCCTTCTAAGCTCACGATGACGCCTGGTTAACCAGAAAGAAGTTACTCCTGCAGCTGCTCATTTCTGTACAAATTCGCTGAGCGTCTTCGGGTGGAGCTACAAGGGTGCAATCATTATGTTTTATGTGGAGGCAGTAGAGAGCTTATAGATGTAAACAAATCTTGAACATGGTCGGGCATCACCGCAACACAATGCAACAATCTGCAGGCGCTATCTTCTTTTCGTATCATTGTTTCCCTTCATAGTATCCTACCTATCTCTTGATAATATCGGTGAAGTGTCCGATTTGATTTTGCTGTCCGGACACACGTCGTTTGCAACGTCCAACAGTAATGGGGACTCTTGATCTTTAAGGCCActtcaacaatatcaataagGAGATCAGCGGTGACACGGGATCTGCAACGATCTAGGAAGTATCTGAAGTTTGGGTAGTGCTGCAAGATGATCAAAGTTTATATTAAATCGGGTCAAAATAAGTGGGAGGTTAGCATAGACGCCAGTAAGACGGTGG belongs to Zygotorulaspora mrakii chromosome 1, complete sequence and includes:
- the DAT1 gene encoding Dat1p (similar to Saccharomyces cerevisiae DAT1 (YML113W); ancestral locus Anc_8.836) — its product is MAKTLAQGRKPGSGRKPGKGKTLREGRKPGSGRRRRVDEEATKIQSSELHGIEISNECILGSLQRNINNELSTRDMEAVDALRGLNTSPSQQHQQLLTPESTATQFKSMLSGMESTRPSQDFIDLNRNLSFTNGFLYAKSDMKPDDNHLMESNVLTGLTNTSVPVGVPVAISHSQETKSHERSSNANQNINQTNGEKVLILT
- the CTK3 gene encoding Ctk3p (similar to Saccharomyces cerevisiae CTK3 (YML112W); ancestral locus Anc_8.835), whose translation is MDSFEARLQFISVIKNLQKTLNTLSSNTNDSTNSKSPNLGTTIANDPVQFYLKNYRQHYEDFHQCLFDTASKMDSLDRLNVLLYYSKIISILKSQNSEFNKKVLDLHILPSLDRMLLLTLPSKDWKSLTNLEFCIDIFKSLNSLYDNMVEWDDSINFEKSCPIEEVSWYTPEVPGMSPQEAFTNSSCILKDRRAKQHYLYDYYKRNGLCNVPSSSSTSTIIHRMENDREKHKRRKESSWVLTRPSNSLLDPHEFQTLWNLESCNGLTKDDYKNIKDLNTIAQQSYLV